One Tripterygium wilfordii isolate XIE 37 chromosome 10, ASM1340144v1, whole genome shotgun sequence DNA segment encodes these proteins:
- the LOC120008033 gene encoding putative UPF0481 protein At3g02645 yields MSEEQQWVVNIRRSLDEQEEIGPELEIPVSIFNVPKILMSSYPNSYIPHIVSIGPYHHWCPELYEMERYKVFAAKMIQKRLPQSIRFHHIVDQLIQLELKVRASYHKYLHFSDETLAWMMVVDGSFLLEILKVYGNEEGKVFDRIPSRISHLVDNAGRRTSAHNAILRDLVMLENQIPLLVLRKILETQFPSIELANQMLRPRLVGLCKELSPLKITEEMPTIDISESAHLLDYLYHMIVPKLAEAVPSEVTDEVVGCEEETEAVKNKEASYGYSSYVIQLLNETWKLLLNLNKGLSRPLSVAFKFPWTILYSILRGPVLHMFGSSQDKEESKLENTSSDSDIEKPPLMEEIAVPSVSKLSKSGVQFLPTNGNIFKISFDVKTVTFYLPVVTLDVNTEVVLRNLVAYEASSVSGPLVFTRYTELMNGIIDSKEDVKLLREQGIILNHLKSDEEAANLWNGMSKSIKLTKVPFLDKTIEDVNKYYNSRWTVKAKRLMKLYVYGSWPILTLLAAIVLLVLMGLQAFCSVYTCAKVFKIENITENL; encoded by the coding sequence ATGTCCGAGGAGCAGCAATGGGTGGTTAACATCCGTCGATCACTCgatgaacaagaagaaattggacCTGAACTAGAAATCCCAGTATCCATTTTCAATGTTCCAAAGATATTAATGTCTAGTTATCCAAATTCATACATTCCACACATAGTTTCTATAGGTCCGTACCACCACTGGTGTCCGGAGCTTTATGAGATGGAGAGGTACAAAGTTTTCGCTGCAAAGATGATTCAAAAACGGCTCCCCCAGAGCATTAGATTCCATCATATTGTGGACCAATTGATCCAACTGGAGCTTAAAGTTCGCGCAAGCTATCATAAATACTTGCATTTTAGCGATGAAACGCTAGCATGGATGATGGTAGTTGACGGTTCATTTTTACTTGAGATACTGAAAGTCTATGGCAATGAAGAAGGTAAGGTGTTTGAtagaattccttcaagaatTTCGCATTTGGTCGACAATGCAGGCCGAAGGACGTCAGCTCACAATGCGATTCTCCGCGACTTGGTGATGTTGGAGAACCAAATCCCATTACTTGTATTGAGAAAGATTTTGGAAACTCAGTTTCCTTCAATTGAATTGGCTAATCAAATGCTGCGTCCCAGGTTAGTCGGTTTGTGTAAAGAGCTTTCACCACTAAAGATTACAGAGGAAATGCCAACGATTGACATTTCAGAGAGTGCTCACTTGCTTGACTATTTGTATCACATGATTGTGCCTAAATTAGCAGAAGCCGTTCCTTCAGAGGTAACAGATGAAGTCGTAGGGTGCGAAGAAGAAACCGAAGCTGTGAAAAACAAAGAAGCATCTTATGGTTACTCAAGTTATGTAATTCAATTACTTAATGAGACATGGAAGCTTCTCCTGAACCTAAACAAGGGTCTCTCACGGCCTCTTAGCGTCGCATTCAAGTTTCCTTGGACAATCCTCTATTCAATCTTGAGAGGGCCTGTTTTACATATGTTCGGGTCATCACAAGACAAAGAAGAAAGCAAACTAGAAAATACGAGTAGTGACTCGGACATCGAAAAGCCACCATTGATGGAGGAGATAGCAGTTCCTTCTGTCTCCAAATTAAGCAAATCCGGTGTCCAGTTCTTACCCACAAATGGaaacatttttaaaataagTTTTGATGTCAAGACAGTTACATTTTACCTTCCTGTGGTTACATTAGATGTGAACACTGAGGTTGTGTTGAGGAACTTGGTGGCTTATGAGGCATCGAGCGTATCAGGACCGTTGGTTTTTACGCGATATACAGAATTGATGAATGGGATTATTGATAGTAAGGAGGATGTGAAGTTGCTGAGAGAGCAAGGGATCATCTTGAATCATCTGAAGAGCGATGAAGAGGCTGCGAATCTGTGGAATGGTATGAGCAAGTCTATTAAGCTCACAAAGGTGCCATTCTTGGataaaacaattgaagatgtgAATAAGTATTACAATAGCAGATGGACGGTTAAAGCTAAGAGATTGATGAAGCTGTATGTGTATGGTTCTTGGCCTATCCTCACACTGCTTGCTGCCATTGTTCTTCTGGTTCTGATGGGACTGCAAGCTTTTTGTTCAGTCTATACCTGTGCTAAGGTATTCAAAATTGAGAATATCACTGAAAATCTGTGA